The following proteins are encoded in a genomic region of Eulemur rufifrons isolate Redbay chromosome 18, OSU_ERuf_1, whole genome shotgun sequence:
- the NEDD9 gene encoding enhancer of filamentation 1 isoform X2 — protein MKYKAITPVTTGHGYVYEYPTRYQKDVYDVPPSHATQGVYDIPPSSVKGPVFSVPVGEIKPQGVYDIPPTKGVYAVPPSACRDEAGPREKDYDFPPPLRQAGRPDIRPEGVYDIPPTSSKPAGKDLHAKYNCDAPGAAELVARRHQSLSLSHPPPQLGQSPGTQNDAYDVPRGVQFLEPPAETSEKANPEERDGVYDVPLHNPPDAKGSRDVVDGINRLSFSSTGSTRSNMSTSSTSSKESSLSASPSPDKRLLLDPDTAIERLHRLQQALEMGVSGLMALVTTDWRCYRYMERHVNEIRTAVDKVELFLREYLHFAKGAVANAACLPELTLHNKMKRELQRVEDSHQILSQTSHDLNECSWSLNILAINKPQNKCDDLDRFVMVAKTVPDDAKQLTTTINTNAEALFRPGPGSLHLKNGPESIMNSTEYPHGGSPMQLLHPGDHKAQAHSKPLPPSLGKDQAPDCSSSDGSERSWMDDYDYVHLQGKEEFERQQKELLEKENIIKQNKMQLEHHQLSQFQLLEQEITKPVENDISKWKPSQNLPTTNSSVGAQDRQLLCFYYDQCETHFISLLNAIDALFSCVSSAQPPRIFVAHSKFVILSAHKLVFIGDTLTRQLAAQDIRNKVMNSSNQLCEQLKTIVMATKMAALHYPSTTALQEMVHQVTDLSRNAQVFKRSLLEMATF, from the exons GCAATAACCCCAGTGACGACAGGCCATGGCTATGTGTACGAGTACCCAACCAGGTACCAGAAGGACGTCTACGATGTCCCTCCTTCCCATGCCACTCAAGGG GTATACGACATCCCTCCCTCATCCGTGAAAGGCCCTGTGTTTTCAGTCCCAGTGGGAGAGATAAAGCCTCAAGGGGTATATGACATCCCTCCTACCAAAGGG GTATACGCCGTCCCACCCTCTGCCTGCCGGGATGAAGCAGGGCCTAGGGAGAAAGACTATGATTTCCCCCCTCCCCTGAGACAAGCTGGAAGGCCGGACATCCGACCGGAGGGGGTTTATGACATCCCCCCAACCAGCAGCAAGCCAGCGGGGAAGGACCTTCACGCAAAATACAACTGTGATGCTCCAGGAGCCGCGGAGCTGGTGGCACGAAGGCACCAGAGCCTCTCCCTGAGCCACCCACCCCCACAGCTGGGACAGTCCCCGGGCACTCAGAACGACGCCTACGATGTCCCCCGAGGAGTTCAGTTTCTCGAGCCGCCCGCAGAAACCAGTGAGAAAGCAAACCCTGAAGAAAGGGATGGTGTGTACGATGTCCCTCTGCATAACCCGCCGGACGCCAAAGGCTCTCGGGACGTGGTGGATGGGATCAACCGACTGTCTTTCTCCAGCACGGGCAGCACCAGGAGTAACATGTCCACGTCCTCCACCTCCTCAAAGGAGTCCTCACTGTCAGCCTCCCCATCTCCGGACAAAAGGCTCTTACTGGATCCAGACACAGCTATCGAGAGACTTCACAGGCTCCAGCAGGCCCTGGAGATGGGCGTGTCCGGCCTGATGGCACTGGTCACCACAGACTGGCGGTGTTACCGATACATGGAAAGACACGTCAACGAGATACGCACCGCGGTGGACAAGGTGGAGCTCTTCCTGCGGGAGTACCTCCACTTTGCCAAGGGAGCTGTAGCCAACGCTGCCTGCCTCCCGGAACTCACCCTCCACAACAAAATGAAGCGGGAGCTCCAGAGAGTGGAAGACTCCCACCAGATTCTGAGTCAAACCAGCCATGACTTAAATGAGTGCAGCTGGTCCCTAAATATCCTGGCCATCAACAAGCCCCAAAACAAGTGTGATGACCTGGACCGGTTTGTGATGGTGGCAAAGACAGTGCCCGACGATGCCAAGCAGCTCACCACGACCATCAACACCAACGCAGAGGCCCTCTTCAGACCGGGCCCCGGCAGCTTGCATCTGAAGAACGGGCCCGAGAGCATCATGAACTCAACCGAGTACCCACATGGTGGTTCCCCGATGCAGCTGCTGCACCCTGGTGACCACAAGGCACAGGCCCACAGCAAGCCATTGCCCCCAAGCCTCGGCAAGGACCAGGCCCCTGACTGTAGCAGCAGCGATGGTTCCGAAAGGAGCTGGATGGATGATTATGACTACGTCCACCTACAG GGTAAGGAGGAGTTTGAGAGGCAACAGAAGGAGCTGTTAGAAAAAGAGAATATCATCAAACAGAACAAGATGCAGCTGGAACACCATCAG CTGAGTCAGTTCCAGCTGTTGGAACAAGAAATCACAAAGCCGGTGGAGAACGACATCTCGAAGTGGAAGCCCTCACAGAACCTCCCGACCACAAACAGCAGTGTGGGTGCTCAGGATCGGCAGTTGCTCTGCTTCTACTATGACCAGTGTGAGACTCATTTCATTTCCCTTCTCAACGCTATCGATGCGCTCTTCAGTTGtgtcagctcagcccagcccccacGGATCTTTGTGGCACATAGCAAGTTTGTCATCCTTAGCGCACACAAACTGGTGTTCATTGGAGACACGCTGACAAGGCAGTTGGCTGCCCAGGACATTCGCAACAAAGTGATGAACTCCAGCAACCAGCTCTGCGAACAGCTCAAGACTATAGTCATGGCGACCAAGATGGCCGCCCTCCATTACCCCAGCACGACGGCCCTGCAGGAAATGGTCCACCAAGTGACAGACTTGTCCAGGAACGCTCAGGTGTTCAAGCGGTCTTTGCTCGAGATGGCAACGttctga